Proteins co-encoded in one Flavobacterium sp. M31R6 genomic window:
- a CDS encoding PorV/PorQ family protein, with amino-acid sequence MNIGVDAAALGMSNAVVASTSDVNSTYWNPAGLLHLEDNQISLMHSNYFANIAKYDYAAYASPIDDRTAWGISLIRFGVDDILNTTDLIDNEGNIDYNRIKLFSTADYGFTFSYAVKLPIEGFQYGVNAKIIRRIIGDFATSWGFGFDFGLQFEKNDWQFGLMLRDITTTYNIWNINEEAYQKIADAIPGQNQEMPESTEITLPKAQLGVAKKILFHEDYSLLATANMNMQFTQTNDLISSSFVSIDPAIGLEFGYTNLAFLRAGLGNFQHVTQLDNGEKIGFQPNIGLGFKYKGIAIDYALTSLGNQSTALYSNVFSLKIDLSLFRG; translated from the coding sequence ATGAATATAGGTGTAGATGCAGCAGCTTTAGGAATGTCAAACGCTGTAGTTGCTTCTACTTCTGATGTTAATTCAACCTATTGGAACCCTGCAGGACTGCTTCATCTAGAAGACAATCAAATCTCCTTGATGCATTCCAATTACTTCGCTAATATTGCCAAATATGATTATGCTGCCTATGCCAGTCCTATTGATGACCGAACGGCTTGGGGAATTTCATTGATCCGCTTTGGTGTAGATGATATTTTGAACACGACCGATTTAATAGACAATGAAGGCAACATAGATTACAACCGAATTAAACTTTTTTCAACGGCCGACTATGGTTTTACTTTTTCGTATGCCGTAAAATTACCAATCGAAGGATTTCAATATGGAGTAAATGCTAAAATTATACGCAGAATTATTGGAGATTTTGCAACTTCTTGGGGATTTGGTTTTGATTTTGGATTGCAATTTGAAAAGAATGATTGGCAATTTGGGTTAATGCTTCGTGACATCACCACTACATACAATATTTGGAACATCAACGAAGAAGCTTATCAAAAAATAGCTGATGCCATTCCGGGACAGAATCAAGAAATGCCTGAAAGCACTGAAATTACCCTTCCTAAAGCGCAACTGGGAGTGGCCAAAAAAATTCTTTTTCATGAAGATTACAGTCTTTTGGCTACTGCCAATATGAATATGCAATTTACCCAGACCAACGATTTAATTTCAAGTAGCTTTGTGAGTATCGATCCAGCCATTGGTTTGGAATTCGGTTATACTAATCTGGCCTTTTTGAGAGCAGGCCTTGGTAATTTCCAGCACGTAACACAATTAGATAATGGCGAAAAAATAGGATTTCAACCCAATATTGGTTTGGGATTCAAATACAAAGGAATCGCTATTGATTATGCATTAACCTCATTGGGTAATCAAAGTACAGCTTTGTATTCCAATGTATTTTCTTTAAAAATTGATTTATCCCTTTTTAGAGGTTAA
- a CDS encoding DUF4105 domain-containing protein, with product MKAPLLKKIFVCILLLGSIYNSYGQDVQLSKNAHVSVLTCGTGNESYSLFGHTAIRVSDIDNNLDVVYNYGAFDFDTPNFVMKFTKGDLNYFIVNNRYVDFINQYNYEKRDVYEQDLDIPLALKQKLFDNLSQSLLSEERLYQYKFIDNNCTSKVVDVINKTLNGKVITKKTDTDQTYRSILFPYFDNHFYEKLGTSIVFGTKVDQMGTKIFLPFELQKSLKLIQYQNHPLCKENKTLIDFEEEIPSSWWNNCYSYLLLLGFVILINKKRIDYIYLVIIALLGLLFVFLGFYSSHQELGYNYNILLFNPILFVVLYFWSTRNAKWTYKLAVFNILLLIVYFFFIITKVHLFIVSPILITNLVVLTRLAIKHKKRIPIII from the coding sequence ATGAAAGCTCCCTTATTAAAAAAAATATTTGTTTGTATTCTTTTATTGGGTTCCATTTATAACTCATACGGCCAAGATGTTCAATTATCCAAAAATGCTCATGTTAGCGTGCTCACTTGTGGAACTGGTAATGAATCCTATTCTTTATTTGGTCACACCGCCATAAGAGTTAGCGACATTGACAACAATCTGGATGTGGTGTATAACTATGGTGCTTTTGACTTTGACACACCCAACTTTGTAATGAAGTTTACCAAGGGGGATTTAAATTATTTTATAGTAAACAATCGTTATGTTGATTTTATCAATCAATACAATTATGAAAAAAGGGATGTTTATGAACAAGATTTAGATATTCCACTTGCGCTTAAACAAAAATTATTTGACAATCTATCCCAATCACTATTGTCTGAGGAACGCTTATACCAATATAAATTCATTGACAATAATTGCACTTCTAAGGTTGTGGATGTCATCAATAAGACATTAAATGGGAAAGTAATAACAAAAAAAACAGATACTGATCAAACTTACAGATCCATTTTATTTCCTTATTTCGATAATCATTTTTATGAAAAACTAGGAACGAGTATTGTTTTTGGAACAAAAGTAGATCAAATGGGGACTAAAATATTTTTACCGTTTGAGCTTCAAAAAAGTTTAAAACTTATTCAGTATCAAAATCATCCTTTATGCAAAGAGAATAAAACATTGATTGATTTTGAAGAGGAAATTCCAAGCTCGTGGTGGAATAACTGCTATAGCTATCTTTTACTTTTAGGATTTGTAATTTTGATAAACAAGAAAAGAATTGATTATATTTATCTAGTGATTATAGCTTTATTGGGTTTGCTATTTGTGTTTTTAGGATTTTATTCTTCCCATCAGGAATTGGGATACAATTACAACATCCTATTATTTAATCCTATCCTTTTTGTGGTATTGTATTTTTGGAGTACAAGAAACGCCAAATGGACTTACAAACTTGCTGTTTTCAATATTCTTTTGCTGATTGTATACTTCTTTTTCATCATCACAAAAGTTCACTTATTTATTGTTTCACCAATACTAATAACCAATTTGGTTGTTCTAACTCGATTGGCTATTAAACACAAAAAGCGAATTCCTATAATTATTTAA
- a CDS encoding phosphatidylcholine/phosphatidylserine synthase, producing MNIKKHIPNTITLLNLFCGCIAVVFVSKDQFEMAFFFVCLGIFLDFFDGFFARLFKVSGPLGLQLDSLADMVTSGVVPGFVMFKMMQSSSVYMSEGYLQFFPYLGFIITLGSCFRLAKFNIDTRQTDSFIGLPTPANALFILSLPLVKEYYSGESLMVLEILTEKWVLLLISLFSAYILNAEIPLFSLKIKKFNFKDNALQVIFLISSLLFLVFLDYLAIPLVIIFYVLLSVINNKFLKK from the coding sequence ATGAACATCAAAAAACACATTCCGAATACAATTACTTTATTAAATCTTTTTTGTGGCTGTATCGCTGTGGTATTTGTAAGTAAAGACCAATTTGAAATGGCATTCTTTTTTGTTTGCCTCGGAATTTTTTTAGATTTTTTTGATGGTTTTTTTGCCCGTTTGTTTAAAGTATCAGGTCCTTTGGGTTTACAATTGGATTCTTTGGCGGATATGGTGACAAGCGGTGTTGTTCCTGGATTTGTGATGTTTAAAATGATGCAAAGTAGCTCAGTTTATATGAGCGAGGGATACCTTCAGTTTTTCCCTTATTTAGGGTTTATCATTACTTTGGGCTCGTGTTTTCGTTTGGCAAAATTCAATATTGATACTCGTCAAACCGATTCGTTTATAGGTTTGCCAACTCCAGCGAATGCTCTTTTTATATTGAGTCTTCCTTTGGTTAAGGAATATTATTCTGGAGAATCATTGATGGTACTTGAAATTTTGACAGAGAAATGGGTTTTACTTTTGATATCCTTGTTTAGTGCTTATATTTTGAATGCAGAAATTCCTTTATTTTCCTTAAAAATAAAAAAGTTTAATTTCAAGGACAATGCACTTCAGGTAATTTTTCTGATCAGTTCCCTTTTGTTTCTGGTTTTTCTAGACTATTTAGCTATCCCATTGGTGATTATTTTCTATGTT